From one Anabas testudineus chromosome 18, fAnaTes1.2, whole genome shotgun sequence genomic stretch:
- the LOC113157052 gene encoding butyrophilin subfamily 2 member A1-like, with the protein MIFRILLLINLISCVSGQKKMKVKPGDDVSLHCQGPRGADITLLKWKKPELKTDGYVFFFRERRSYVNIQDPSYRGRVELKDPEMKDGDVSVILKNVTINDTGTYECYVGITGSYLKVINTINLTVEPGDAAGNIWDEGHKDDGKKDGGNKTVNVAVVAGLSVAVLLLCVSGFIIFKKCQRPIFYQPPPQKAGEQHQV; encoded by the exons atgatcttcaggatcctgctgctcatcaacctgatctcatgtgtctctg ggCAAAAGAAGATGAAGGTGAAGCCTGGAGACGATGTCTCTCTTCATTGTCAAGGTCCCAGAGGAGCTGACATCACACTCTTGAAGTGGAAGAAACctgaattaaaaacagatgGTTACGTCTTCTTCTTCAGAGAGAGACGCTCATATGTAAATATCCAGGATCCATCTTATCGTGgtcgagtggagctgaaagatccagagatgaaggacggagacgtgTCTGTGATCCTGAAGAACGTCACCATCAATGATACTGGAACATACGAGTGTTATGTTGGAATCACAGGAAGCTACTTAAAGgtcatcaacaccatcaacctgacagttgaaccag gtgaTGCAGCTGGAAACATCTGGGATGAAGGACACAAGGATGATGGAAAGAAGGATGGAGGAAACAAGACAGTAAATGTTGCAGTAGTAGCTGGTTTGTCAGTTGctgttctgcttctctgtgtttctggttttatcatctttaaaaaatgtcagagGCCAATTTTCTACCAACCTCCTCCTCAAAAGGCAGGTGAACAACATCAGGTGTAA
- the LOC117153008 gene encoding uncharacterized protein LOC117153008 — protein MPFLAAYLSMPKAQHKKFKLCATENVFFLGPVFGNGFNSTGVVTLSPEPVERYSDQQLDWGQDFSSNKWSKKLTHRKIKKGGPVPSGRDSTGDSDQGSSLSRFNILCSLFTDHSHLVLFRLHEGVEVSESQDQQFSGRVQFDKDVLREGRIRLQLSRLRTNDSGLYLCDVKTDYGLNSGRCRLNVTAAADQHKPQRPTVSPPAEGPERIYLYTGLGLGLGLGLLLTAALLTVVNQKCLRKKEKKENFHMAEIKSLTVESGCCSSTVLNTESKTVRPSSDLNFTQFNC, from the exons atgcccttcctggCGGCCTATTTATCCATGCCCAAAGCCCAACATAAAAAGTTCAAACTTTGTGCCACTGagaat gtctTCTTCCTGGGTCCAGTCTTTGGAAATGGCTTCAACTCCACTGGAGTAGTTACTCTGAGTCCAGAGCCAGTGGAAAG GTATTCAGATCAGCAGCTGGACTGGGGTCAGGATTTTTCCTCCAACAAATGGTCCAAAAAGTTGACTCACAGGAAAATTAAGAAGGGGGGTCCTGTTCCCAGTGGCAGAGACAGCACAGGAGACAGTGACCAGGGTTCCTCTCTCAGCAGAT TTAACatcctctgttctctgtttactgaccacagtcactTAGTCCTGTTTCGTCtccatgaaggtgttgaggtctcagagtctcaggatcaacagttttcaggaagagtccagtttgacaaagacgtcctcagagaaggacgaatcagactccaactgtccagactcaggactaatgactcaggactgtacctgtgtgatgTGAAAACAGATTATGGTCTGAACTCAGGTCGGTGTCGACTCAACGTCACTG CAGCCGCTGATCAACACAAACCTCAGAGACCAACTGTGAGTCCACCAGCAGAGGGTCCAGAGAGGATCTACCTCTACACTGGACTGGGACTAGGACTGGGACTAGGACTGttactgacagcagctctactgaCTGTTGTTAATCAAAAGTGcctgaggaagaaagaaaagaaagaaaactttcATATGGCAGAAATAAAGAGTTTAACAGTAGAGTCTGGATGTTGCTCATCAACAGTTCTCAACACAGAATCAAAGACTGTTCGTCCTTCATCTGATTTAAACTTCACACAATtcaattgttaa